In Daphnia magna isolate NIES linkage group LG6, ASM2063170v1.1, whole genome shotgun sequence, the following are encoded in one genomic region:
- the LOC116925791 gene encoding GATOR complex protein WDR59 isoform X1 — MQNRMTAKWSSEYVVAEHKDLQASTMAVNSSGQYVLLAGRRCLAIIDVENPTFVIKKFPRQSKWEVGSAEWNPHSYNSHLCAISSNQRTEILSWNSTDLTPMYCLRFHTRAVSDLNWHHFEPALLASCSVDTYINIWDVRDPRKPSVSLSAVVGATQVRWNRVTGHLLATAHEGDVRLWDWRKASSPVQYIAAHLHKIHGLDWSANQEYQLATSSQDCTVKFFDVNNPRIAENALRTVSPVWRARFTPFGEGMMTTQLRRGENSLLLWSLSDLSNPVHSFLGNNDLVLEFDWKSPRSDDDDYQLITWSKDQSLRIWRVDVNLQKLCGYEPDNQPQIVYEENESNFDVLTTTLAIDAVSSKSDKEIEMGLEVVEETYMDLHRSLAPTLIVPDSLRLAGHKSVAASIAAAQAVLTNTLSPTSHRKKKSGISNNVGIEALSQPEHYSFSKEVDQIKSLGKIGSVTGSISSDNSISVCDVDEVQRCLTAVIRTAKHQVVLHISIPSPYPDGVIPNFLIGKGTTLDANGRCRITKVLKQTATLSCRKGHPSLELVLQQLLSTLDQLAPVDKSEPESSKIMALPVNSSTAGNNPFRLPQTGLGHSGFLQSASLFGTLTHHQDHNIPYPRSSGARFCSTGLLICFGRPSYLRRVNNKTSDTSTTPRSLSVNQAYSSSLTPHNMTTSSNTAPYGILYPPVAQSPTGDPSVSISSFYNQDRRQKSRTSKTKNRLPSYSSSSDENKRGTHEARHHKVVGVVTIYDASGLMPLQLELAERYVFSDTDTVWMCNQNAAIAAQFGRKDLAHIWSLGALLATPTLVNDNRTQDPETPWAQNPFGRKLLHAIIDHYVKLRDIQTVAMLCCAFGYKCESQDVFRRKTTRSESGSRNLRWGLKPGDSPYHTIHPGDTTLDGWNLVTGLKQIRSNSWSDSLDDFRLGTPGMNPVSNGRPLPITSIFLPHPTTSTSSTNGIEGSEECRDKDLRLLDPKFNGLFDNYRRCYADILYRWGLLEARVLVLKYLSSPNDPHRGVDFVTECNPCRTTVRGPQCTLCKRLLLNCVICRVVVKGSASFCLVCGHGGHGRCMAHWFAEENECPSGCACNCLLENNTVFSI, encoded by the exons AT GCAAAACAGAATGACAGCCAAGTGGAGCAGTGAATATGTAGTTGCGGAGCATAAAGATCTACAG gcAAGCACTATGGCAGTTAATAGTTCTGGACAATATGTTCTATTGGCTGG TCGAAGATGCTTAGCAATTATAGATGTTGAAAATCCAACATTTGTAATTAAGAAATTCCCACGTCAAAGCAAATGGGAGGTTGGATCAGCTGAATGGAATCCTCATTCATACAATTCACATTTATGTGCCATATCG AGCAATCAGCGAACCGAAATTTTGTCTTGGAATTCCACTGATTTGACTCCTATGTATTGCCTTCGTTTCCACACCCGTGCAGTCAGCGATTTAAATTGGCATCATTTTGAACCAGCTCTCCTGGCATCTTGTTCAGTTGATACTTACATAAATATTTGGGATGTTAGAGATCCTCGAAAACCAAGTGTATCCCTTTCGGCAGTAG ttgGAGCCACCCAAGTGCGTTGGAACCGAGTTACTGGTCATCTGCTGGCAACAGCGCATGAGGGAGATGTTCGACTTTGGGACTGGCGCAAAGCTAGCTCCCCAGTGCAATACATAGCAGCACATTTGCACAAAATTCACGGGCTCGACTGGAGTGCTAATCAGGAGTACCAACTTGCTACTTCTAGTCAGGATTGTACCGTCAAATTTTTTGACGTGAATAATCCTCGGATAGCTGAAAATGCCTTGAGAACCGTTTCTCCGGTTTGGCGTGCACGGTTTACT CCATTCGGAGAAGGCATGATGACAACACAATTACGACGAGGGGAAAATAGTCTATTGCTGTGGAGTCTGTCAGACTTGTCAAATCCCGTTCATTCATTCCTTGGGAATAACGATCTAGTTCTTGAATTTGATTGGAAATCCCCACGTTctg ATGACGATGATTACCAACTTATCACATGGTCGAAAGACCAGAGCTTAAGAATCTGGAGAGTGGATGTTAACCTTCAAAAA TTATGTGGCTATGAACCTGATAATCAGCCACAAATTGTGTATGAAGAAAACGAATCCAATTTTGACGTCTTAA CTACCACTTTAGCCATCGACGCCGTTTCCTCTAAAAGTGACAAGGAAATTGAAATGGGACTTGAAGTTGtagaagaaacgtatatggacCTTCATCGTAGTTTAGCGCCAACGTTAATCGTACCAGATTCCTTACGCTTAGCTGGACACAAAAGTGTAGCCGCTTCAATCGCTGCCGCTCAAGCAGTACTAACAAACACGTTATCACCTACGTCTCATCGAAAGAAGAAATCTGGCATCAGCAACAATGTTGGGATTGAAGCACTTTCCCAGCCTGAACACTATTCATTCAGCAAGGAAGTTGATCAGATTAAGTCCTTAGGTAAAATTGGCTCAGTGACAG gctcCATTAGCAGTGATAATTCAATCAGCGTTTGCGACGTGGACGAGGTGCAACGATGTTTAACAGCGGTGATTCGTACAGCTAAACACCAAGTTGTGCTACACATTTCCATTCCTTCTCCTTATCCGGATGGGGTGAttccaaattttttgattggaAAAGGAACCACCCTCGATGCTAATGGAAGATGCAGAATAACTAAA GTATTGAAACAAACTGCCACTTTATCGTGCCGAAAAGGTCATCCGTCTCTAGAACTCGTCCTACAGCAGCTTCTTAGTACTCTCGATCAATTAGCGCCTGTTGACAAGTCAGAACCTGAATCCTCAAAAATTATGGCGTTACCTGTTAATTCATCAACGGCTGGAAATAATCCTTTTAG GCTACCACAAACTGGTCTTGGCCATTCAGGTTTCCTGCAAAGTGCTAGCTTGTTTGGCACTTTAACTCATCATCAAGATCATAACATCCCTTATCCTCGATCTTCTGGCGCACGATTTTGTAGTACAG GCCTGCTGATTTGTTTCGGTCGACCGTCCTATTTAAG GCGTGTAAATAACAAAACTTCGGATACTTCGACCACGCCCCGTTCCCTGTCTGTCAACCAGGCTTATTCTTCGAGCTTGACACCACATAACATGACCACTTCTTCTAATACGGCCCCGTATGGAATATTGTATCCACCTGTTGCTCAAAGTCCCACAGGTGATCCATCTGTCAGCATCTCATCTTTCTATAATCAAGATAGG AGGCAGAAATCTCGAACATcgaaaacgaaaaacagaCTTCCTTCTTATAGTTCATCGTCGGACGAGAATAAAAGGGGCACGCATGAGGCACGTCACCATAAGGTGGTAGGAGTGGTAACTATCTATGACGCATCTGGACTTATGCCCCTGCAGCTGGAGTTAGCGGAACGATACGT CTTTAGTGATACCGATACGGTATGGATGTGTAACCAAAATGCAGCTATCGCAGCACAATTTGGAAGAAAAGATTTGGCACACATTTGGTCATTGGGTGCTCTCCTGGCTACCCCTACCTTGGTTAATGATAATCGTACACAAGACCCCGAAACTCCTTGGGCTCAAAATCCATTTGGTCGGAAGCTTCTTCATGCAAT TATCGACCATTACGTTAAATTACGAGATATACAAACTGTCGCCATGCTGTGCTGTGCCTTTGGCTACAAGTGTGAAAGTCAGGATGTTTTCCGGCGGAAAACAACACGGTCCGAGTCAGGAAGC CGCAACTTACGGTGGGGGCTGAAG CCAGGAGACTCACCATATCACACAATACACCCCGGAGACACAACCTTGGATGGGTGGAACCTCGTCACAGGCTTAAAACAAATCCGTTCTAATTCGTGGTCTGACTCTCTTGATGATTTCCGTCTCGGAACTCCTGGAATGAATCCTGTATCAAACGGTCGTCCTTTACCAA TTACTTCAATATTCTTACCACACCCCACAACTAGCACTTCATCAACAAATGGGATTGAGGGAAGCGAGGAGTGTAGAGACAAAGACTTAAG ATTACTCGACCCAAAATTTAATGGATTATTTGATAACTATCGTCGGTGTTATGCTGACATTCTTTACCGATGGGGACTTCTTGAGGCGCGGGTTTTG GTGTTGAAGTACCTCTCTAGCCCCAATGATCCTCATAGAGGCGTGGATTTCGTAACTGAGTGCAATCCCTGTAGAACAACCGTTAGAGGGCCTCAGTGTACCCTTTGCAAGCGCCTGTTGCTGAATTGCGTTATATGCCGCGTCGTCGTAAAAG GCTCTGCAAGTTTTTGCCTCGTATGTGGACACGGAGGCCACGGTAGGTGCATGGCGCACTGGTTCGCTGAAGAGAACGAATGTCCTAGTGGATGTGCCTGTAACTGTTTACTAGAAAATAACACTGTATTTTCCATCTAG
- the LOC116925791 gene encoding GATOR complex protein WDR59 isoform X3 — protein MQNRMTAKWSSEYVVAEHKDLQASTMAVNSSGQYVLLAGRRCLAIIDVENPTFVIKKFPRQSKWEVGSAEWNPHSYNSHLCAISSNQRTEILSWNSTDLTPMYCLRFHTRAVSDLNWHHFEPALLASCSVDTYINIWDVRDPRKPSVSLSAVVGATQVRWNRVTGHLLATAHEGDVRLWDWRKASSPVQYIAAHLHKIHGLDWSANQEYQLATSSQDCTVKFFDVNNPRIAENALRTVSPVWRARFTPFGEGMMTTQLRRGENSLLLWSLSDLSNPVHSFLGNNDLVLEFDWKSPRSDDDDYQLITWSKDQSLRIWRVDVNLQKLCGYEPDNQPQIVYEENESNFDVLTTTLAIDAVSSKSDKEIEMGLEVVEETYMDLHRSLAPTLIVPDSLRLAGHKSVAASIAAAQAVLTNTLSPTSHRKKKSGISNNVGIEALSQPEHYSFSKEVDQIKSLGKIGSVTGSISSDNSISVCDVDEVQRCLTAVIRTAKHQVVLHISIPSPYPDGVIPNFLIGKGTTLDANGRCRITKVLKQTATLSCRKGHPSLELVLQQLLSTLDQLAPVDKSEPESSKIMALPVNSSTAGNNPFRLPQTGLGHSGFLQSASLFGTLTHHQDHNIPYPRSSGARFCSTGLLICFGRPSYLRRVNNKTSDTSTTPRSLSVNQAYSSSLTPHNMTTSSNTAPYGILYPPVAQSPTGDPSVSISSFYNQDRRQKSRTSKTKNRLPSYSSSSDENKRGTHEARHHKVVGVVTIYDASGLMPLQLELAERYVFSDTDTVWMCNQNAAIAAQFGRKDLAHIWSLGALLATPTLVNDNRTQDPETPWAQNPFGRKLLHAIIDHYVKLRDIQTVAMLCCAFGYKCESQDVFRRKTTRSESGSPGDSPYHTIHPGDTTLDGWNLVTGLKQIRSNSWSDSLDDFRLGTPGMNPVSNGRPLPITSIFLPHPTTSTSSTNGIEGSEECRDKDLRLLDPKFNGLFDNYRRCYADILYRWGLLEARVLVLKYLSSPNDPHRGVDFVTECNPCRTTVRGPQCTLCKRLLLNCVICRVVVKGSASFCLVCGHGGHGRCMAHWFAEENECPSGCACNCLLENNTVFSI, from the exons AT GCAAAACAGAATGACAGCCAAGTGGAGCAGTGAATATGTAGTTGCGGAGCATAAAGATCTACAG gcAAGCACTATGGCAGTTAATAGTTCTGGACAATATGTTCTATTGGCTGG TCGAAGATGCTTAGCAATTATAGATGTTGAAAATCCAACATTTGTAATTAAGAAATTCCCACGTCAAAGCAAATGGGAGGTTGGATCAGCTGAATGGAATCCTCATTCATACAATTCACATTTATGTGCCATATCG AGCAATCAGCGAACCGAAATTTTGTCTTGGAATTCCACTGATTTGACTCCTATGTATTGCCTTCGTTTCCACACCCGTGCAGTCAGCGATTTAAATTGGCATCATTTTGAACCAGCTCTCCTGGCATCTTGTTCAGTTGATACTTACATAAATATTTGGGATGTTAGAGATCCTCGAAAACCAAGTGTATCCCTTTCGGCAGTAG ttgGAGCCACCCAAGTGCGTTGGAACCGAGTTACTGGTCATCTGCTGGCAACAGCGCATGAGGGAGATGTTCGACTTTGGGACTGGCGCAAAGCTAGCTCCCCAGTGCAATACATAGCAGCACATTTGCACAAAATTCACGGGCTCGACTGGAGTGCTAATCAGGAGTACCAACTTGCTACTTCTAGTCAGGATTGTACCGTCAAATTTTTTGACGTGAATAATCCTCGGATAGCTGAAAATGCCTTGAGAACCGTTTCTCCGGTTTGGCGTGCACGGTTTACT CCATTCGGAGAAGGCATGATGACAACACAATTACGACGAGGGGAAAATAGTCTATTGCTGTGGAGTCTGTCAGACTTGTCAAATCCCGTTCATTCATTCCTTGGGAATAACGATCTAGTTCTTGAATTTGATTGGAAATCCCCACGTTctg ATGACGATGATTACCAACTTATCACATGGTCGAAAGACCAGAGCTTAAGAATCTGGAGAGTGGATGTTAACCTTCAAAAA TTATGTGGCTATGAACCTGATAATCAGCCACAAATTGTGTATGAAGAAAACGAATCCAATTTTGACGTCTTAA CTACCACTTTAGCCATCGACGCCGTTTCCTCTAAAAGTGACAAGGAAATTGAAATGGGACTTGAAGTTGtagaagaaacgtatatggacCTTCATCGTAGTTTAGCGCCAACGTTAATCGTACCAGATTCCTTACGCTTAGCTGGACACAAAAGTGTAGCCGCTTCAATCGCTGCCGCTCAAGCAGTACTAACAAACACGTTATCACCTACGTCTCATCGAAAGAAGAAATCTGGCATCAGCAACAATGTTGGGATTGAAGCACTTTCCCAGCCTGAACACTATTCATTCAGCAAGGAAGTTGATCAGATTAAGTCCTTAGGTAAAATTGGCTCAGTGACAG gctcCATTAGCAGTGATAATTCAATCAGCGTTTGCGACGTGGACGAGGTGCAACGATGTTTAACAGCGGTGATTCGTACAGCTAAACACCAAGTTGTGCTACACATTTCCATTCCTTCTCCTTATCCGGATGGGGTGAttccaaattttttgattggaAAAGGAACCACCCTCGATGCTAATGGAAGATGCAGAATAACTAAA GTATTGAAACAAACTGCCACTTTATCGTGCCGAAAAGGTCATCCGTCTCTAGAACTCGTCCTACAGCAGCTTCTTAGTACTCTCGATCAATTAGCGCCTGTTGACAAGTCAGAACCTGAATCCTCAAAAATTATGGCGTTACCTGTTAATTCATCAACGGCTGGAAATAATCCTTTTAG GCTACCACAAACTGGTCTTGGCCATTCAGGTTTCCTGCAAAGTGCTAGCTTGTTTGGCACTTTAACTCATCATCAAGATCATAACATCCCTTATCCTCGATCTTCTGGCGCACGATTTTGTAGTACAG GCCTGCTGATTTGTTTCGGTCGACCGTCCTATTTAAG GCGTGTAAATAACAAAACTTCGGATACTTCGACCACGCCCCGTTCCCTGTCTGTCAACCAGGCTTATTCTTCGAGCTTGACACCACATAACATGACCACTTCTTCTAATACGGCCCCGTATGGAATATTGTATCCACCTGTTGCTCAAAGTCCCACAGGTGATCCATCTGTCAGCATCTCATCTTTCTATAATCAAGATAGG AGGCAGAAATCTCGAACATcgaaaacgaaaaacagaCTTCCTTCTTATAGTTCATCGTCGGACGAGAATAAAAGGGGCACGCATGAGGCACGTCACCATAAGGTGGTAGGAGTGGTAACTATCTATGACGCATCTGGACTTATGCCCCTGCAGCTGGAGTTAGCGGAACGATACGT CTTTAGTGATACCGATACGGTATGGATGTGTAACCAAAATGCAGCTATCGCAGCACAATTTGGAAGAAAAGATTTGGCACACATTTGGTCATTGGGTGCTCTCCTGGCTACCCCTACCTTGGTTAATGATAATCGTACACAAGACCCCGAAACTCCTTGGGCTCAAAATCCATTTGGTCGGAAGCTTCTTCATGCAAT TATCGACCATTACGTTAAATTACGAGATATACAAACTGTCGCCATGCTGTGCTGTGCCTTTGGCTACAAGTGTGAAAGTCAGGATGTTTTCCGGCGGAAAACAACACGGTCCGAGTCAGGAAGC CCAGGAGACTCACCATATCACACAATACACCCCGGAGACACAACCTTGGATGGGTGGAACCTCGTCACAGGCTTAAAACAAATCCGTTCTAATTCGTGGTCTGACTCTCTTGATGATTTCCGTCTCGGAACTCCTGGAATGAATCCTGTATCAAACGGTCGTCCTTTACCAA TTACTTCAATATTCTTACCACACCCCACAACTAGCACTTCATCAACAAATGGGATTGAGGGAAGCGAGGAGTGTAGAGACAAAGACTTAAG ATTACTCGACCCAAAATTTAATGGATTATTTGATAACTATCGTCGGTGTTATGCTGACATTCTTTACCGATGGGGACTTCTTGAGGCGCGGGTTTTG GTGTTGAAGTACCTCTCTAGCCCCAATGATCCTCATAGAGGCGTGGATTTCGTAACTGAGTGCAATCCCTGTAGAACAACCGTTAGAGGGCCTCAGTGTACCCTTTGCAAGCGCCTGTTGCTGAATTGCGTTATATGCCGCGTCGTCGTAAAAG GCTCTGCAAGTTTTTGCCTCGTATGTGGACACGGAGGCCACGGTAGGTGCATGGCGCACTGGTTCGCTGAAGAGAACGAATGTCCTAGTGGATGTGCCTGTAACTGTTTACTAGAAAATAACACTGTATTTTCCATCTAG
- the LOC116925791 gene encoding GATOR complex protein WDR59 isoform X2, whose amino-acid sequence MQNRMTAKWSSEYVVAEHKDLQASTMAVNSSGQYVLLAGRRCLAIIDVENPTFVIKKFPRQSKWEVGSAEWNPHSYNSHLCAISSNQRTEILSWNSTDLTPMYCLRFHTRAVSDLNWHHFEPALLASCSVDTYINIWDVRDPRKPSVSLSAVVGATQVRWNRVTGHLLATAHEGDVRLWDWRKASSPVQYIAAHLHKIHGLDWSANQEYQLATSSQDCTVKFFDVNNPRIAENALRTVSPVWRARFTPFGEGMMTTQLRRGENSLLLWSLSDLSNPVHSFLGNNDLVLEFDWKSPRSDDDDYQLITWSKDQSLRIWRVDVNLQKLCGYEPDNQPQIVYEENESNFDVLTTTLAIDAVSSKSDKEIEMGLEVVEETYMDLHRSLAPTLIVPDSLRLAGHKSVAASIAAAQAVLTNTLSPTSHRKKKSGISNNVGIEALSQPEHYSFSKEVDQIKSLGSISSDNSISVCDVDEVQRCLTAVIRTAKHQVVLHISIPSPYPDGVIPNFLIGKGTTLDANGRCRITKVLKQTATLSCRKGHPSLELVLQQLLSTLDQLAPVDKSEPESSKIMALPVNSSTAGNNPFRLPQTGLGHSGFLQSASLFGTLTHHQDHNIPYPRSSGARFCSTGLLICFGRPSYLRRVNNKTSDTSTTPRSLSVNQAYSSSLTPHNMTTSSNTAPYGILYPPVAQSPTGDPSVSISSFYNQDRRQKSRTSKTKNRLPSYSSSSDENKRGTHEARHHKVVGVVTIYDASGLMPLQLELAERYVFSDTDTVWMCNQNAAIAAQFGRKDLAHIWSLGALLATPTLVNDNRTQDPETPWAQNPFGRKLLHAIIDHYVKLRDIQTVAMLCCAFGYKCESQDVFRRKTTRSESGSRNLRWGLKPGDSPYHTIHPGDTTLDGWNLVTGLKQIRSNSWSDSLDDFRLGTPGMNPVSNGRPLPITSIFLPHPTTSTSSTNGIEGSEECRDKDLRLLDPKFNGLFDNYRRCYADILYRWGLLEARVLVLKYLSSPNDPHRGVDFVTECNPCRTTVRGPQCTLCKRLLLNCVICRVVVKGSASFCLVCGHGGHGRCMAHWFAEENECPSGCACNCLLENNTVFSI is encoded by the exons AT GCAAAACAGAATGACAGCCAAGTGGAGCAGTGAATATGTAGTTGCGGAGCATAAAGATCTACAG gcAAGCACTATGGCAGTTAATAGTTCTGGACAATATGTTCTATTGGCTGG TCGAAGATGCTTAGCAATTATAGATGTTGAAAATCCAACATTTGTAATTAAGAAATTCCCACGTCAAAGCAAATGGGAGGTTGGATCAGCTGAATGGAATCCTCATTCATACAATTCACATTTATGTGCCATATCG AGCAATCAGCGAACCGAAATTTTGTCTTGGAATTCCACTGATTTGACTCCTATGTATTGCCTTCGTTTCCACACCCGTGCAGTCAGCGATTTAAATTGGCATCATTTTGAACCAGCTCTCCTGGCATCTTGTTCAGTTGATACTTACATAAATATTTGGGATGTTAGAGATCCTCGAAAACCAAGTGTATCCCTTTCGGCAGTAG ttgGAGCCACCCAAGTGCGTTGGAACCGAGTTACTGGTCATCTGCTGGCAACAGCGCATGAGGGAGATGTTCGACTTTGGGACTGGCGCAAAGCTAGCTCCCCAGTGCAATACATAGCAGCACATTTGCACAAAATTCACGGGCTCGACTGGAGTGCTAATCAGGAGTACCAACTTGCTACTTCTAGTCAGGATTGTACCGTCAAATTTTTTGACGTGAATAATCCTCGGATAGCTGAAAATGCCTTGAGAACCGTTTCTCCGGTTTGGCGTGCACGGTTTACT CCATTCGGAGAAGGCATGATGACAACACAATTACGACGAGGGGAAAATAGTCTATTGCTGTGGAGTCTGTCAGACTTGTCAAATCCCGTTCATTCATTCCTTGGGAATAACGATCTAGTTCTTGAATTTGATTGGAAATCCCCACGTTctg ATGACGATGATTACCAACTTATCACATGGTCGAAAGACCAGAGCTTAAGAATCTGGAGAGTGGATGTTAACCTTCAAAAA TTATGTGGCTATGAACCTGATAATCAGCCACAAATTGTGTATGAAGAAAACGAATCCAATTTTGACGTCTTAA CTACCACTTTAGCCATCGACGCCGTTTCCTCTAAAAGTGACAAGGAAATTGAAATGGGACTTGAAGTTGtagaagaaacgtatatggacCTTCATCGTAGTTTAGCGCCAACGTTAATCGTACCAGATTCCTTACGCTTAGCTGGACACAAAAGTGTAGCCGCTTCAATCGCTGCCGCTCAAGCAGTACTAACAAACACGTTATCACCTACGTCTCATCGAAAGAAGAAATCTGGCATCAGCAACAATGTTGGGATTGAAGCACTTTCCCAGCCTGAACACTATTCATTCAGCAAGGAAGTTGATCAGATTAAGTCCTTAG gctcCATTAGCAGTGATAATTCAATCAGCGTTTGCGACGTGGACGAGGTGCAACGATGTTTAACAGCGGTGATTCGTACAGCTAAACACCAAGTTGTGCTACACATTTCCATTCCTTCTCCTTATCCGGATGGGGTGAttccaaattttttgattggaAAAGGAACCACCCTCGATGCTAATGGAAGATGCAGAATAACTAAA GTATTGAAACAAACTGCCACTTTATCGTGCCGAAAAGGTCATCCGTCTCTAGAACTCGTCCTACAGCAGCTTCTTAGTACTCTCGATCAATTAGCGCCTGTTGACAAGTCAGAACCTGAATCCTCAAAAATTATGGCGTTACCTGTTAATTCATCAACGGCTGGAAATAATCCTTTTAG GCTACCACAAACTGGTCTTGGCCATTCAGGTTTCCTGCAAAGTGCTAGCTTGTTTGGCACTTTAACTCATCATCAAGATCATAACATCCCTTATCCTCGATCTTCTGGCGCACGATTTTGTAGTACAG GCCTGCTGATTTGTTTCGGTCGACCGTCCTATTTAAG GCGTGTAAATAACAAAACTTCGGATACTTCGACCACGCCCCGTTCCCTGTCTGTCAACCAGGCTTATTCTTCGAGCTTGACACCACATAACATGACCACTTCTTCTAATACGGCCCCGTATGGAATATTGTATCCACCTGTTGCTCAAAGTCCCACAGGTGATCCATCTGTCAGCATCTCATCTTTCTATAATCAAGATAGG AGGCAGAAATCTCGAACATcgaaaacgaaaaacagaCTTCCTTCTTATAGTTCATCGTCGGACGAGAATAAAAGGGGCACGCATGAGGCACGTCACCATAAGGTGGTAGGAGTGGTAACTATCTATGACGCATCTGGACTTATGCCCCTGCAGCTGGAGTTAGCGGAACGATACGT CTTTAGTGATACCGATACGGTATGGATGTGTAACCAAAATGCAGCTATCGCAGCACAATTTGGAAGAAAAGATTTGGCACACATTTGGTCATTGGGTGCTCTCCTGGCTACCCCTACCTTGGTTAATGATAATCGTACACAAGACCCCGAAACTCCTTGGGCTCAAAATCCATTTGGTCGGAAGCTTCTTCATGCAAT TATCGACCATTACGTTAAATTACGAGATATACAAACTGTCGCCATGCTGTGCTGTGCCTTTGGCTACAAGTGTGAAAGTCAGGATGTTTTCCGGCGGAAAACAACACGGTCCGAGTCAGGAAGC CGCAACTTACGGTGGGGGCTGAAG CCAGGAGACTCACCATATCACACAATACACCCCGGAGACACAACCTTGGATGGGTGGAACCTCGTCACAGGCTTAAAACAAATCCGTTCTAATTCGTGGTCTGACTCTCTTGATGATTTCCGTCTCGGAACTCCTGGAATGAATCCTGTATCAAACGGTCGTCCTTTACCAA TTACTTCAATATTCTTACCACACCCCACAACTAGCACTTCATCAACAAATGGGATTGAGGGAAGCGAGGAGTGTAGAGACAAAGACTTAAG ATTACTCGACCCAAAATTTAATGGATTATTTGATAACTATCGTCGGTGTTATGCTGACATTCTTTACCGATGGGGACTTCTTGAGGCGCGGGTTTTG GTGTTGAAGTACCTCTCTAGCCCCAATGATCCTCATAGAGGCGTGGATTTCGTAACTGAGTGCAATCCCTGTAGAACAACCGTTAGAGGGCCTCAGTGTACCCTTTGCAAGCGCCTGTTGCTGAATTGCGTTATATGCCGCGTCGTCGTAAAAG GCTCTGCAAGTTTTTGCCTCGTATGTGGACACGGAGGCCACGGTAGGTGCATGGCGCACTGGTTCGCTGAAGAGAACGAATGTCCTAGTGGATGTGCCTGTAACTGTTTACTAGAAAATAACACTGTATTTTCCATCTAG